In Candidatus Hydrogenedentota bacterium, the genomic window CGCTGGTGGACAGCAGATGCACCTGCCCCGTGCCGTCGCCGACGACGAACAGGCGCTCCAGCGACAACGGCGCCGACAGCTCACGGTACTTCAGACGCTCGATGTCCCAGGCTTTCTCACCATTGGCCCGGCGCCAGGCGATCAGTTTGCCGTCCGCCTCAGCGCCCAGCACCAGCGCCGCGTCGCCACC contains:
- a CDS encoding outer membrane protein assembly factor BamB, translated to GGDAALVLGAEADGKLIAWRRANGEKAWDIERLKYRELSAPLSLERLFVVGDGTGQVHLLSTSDGSELTRLTTDGSAVLAQPVLSGPALVVQTRNGGVFAWRAQ